In Nodosilinea sp. FACHB-141, a single window of DNA contains:
- a CDS encoding diguanylate cyclase domain-containing protein, whose amino-acid sequence MTRQSLPQPDISQSQILDIVTAICEASAAGGGLEALLQQGAERLRSLLDTDRVVIYQVLSPEDGFVIAESVVAPWQPLQGERINESCFASSEEDRYRRGQLILVADVQHSTLDSCYAELLSRLQVQANLAVPIFAGPHLWGLLIAHHCRSPRPWNSSSCDLLVHAARHLGQSVYQHGLQQQLQAFSVRSQTEQLFDLFTHHVEQVLFIRDAVSGQFLYVSAAYERIWGHAPALLYSDPGLWLRQIHPDDLPQVQASLGRQFEGNSVRREYRIVRPNGDVRWVQAHVQVVNDDQNQPRYMVGWAEDCTERRQLQASLQATEATLSRRVGQEQLLRMLTARMRESLDLETILGATVAGVKTVFSADRAVIFQILANGDRRIAQQATNPEYVTITDSMIPSGPLPAAYLERLYTWQPYIINDMAAEPWPPDLTTFLSTVGVESAMIAPIAHPFGGDRHPLWGILVVHACGEHRQWQPFEANMLQHFADQLNTALHQAELYHQLQAANQELDRIAKVDSLTQLANRRWLDEYLSQQWQRLARERKPLSVVLADVDYFKPYNDTYGHAAGDQCLVEIASAMRFGVRRPADLAARYGGEEFALVLPDTDTAGAIRVVQLVRHHLQTLALPHGASPSGDTITLSFGIATVRPSPDSSAEAILEIADQALYAAKDAGRNQYQVFQPRY is encoded by the coding sequence ATGACGCGCCAATCCCTCCCCCAGCCCGATATTAGTCAATCGCAGATTCTAGACATAGTGACTGCAATCTGCGAAGCGTCGGCAGCGGGCGGTGGGCTAGAGGCGTTGCTTCAGCAGGGGGCAGAGCGGCTGCGATCGCTCCTCGATACCGATCGGGTGGTGATTTATCAGGTGTTGTCTCCCGAGGATGGCTTTGTCATCGCTGAGTCGGTGGTTGCCCCTTGGCAGCCTTTGCAGGGCGAGCGGATCAATGAATCCTGCTTTGCCAGCAGCGAGGAAGATCGCTATCGCCGGGGCCAACTGATCCTGGTGGCGGATGTGCAGCACAGCACCCTTGACTCCTGCTACGCCGAATTGCTGAGTCGCCTACAGGTGCAGGCCAACTTGGCAGTTCCAATATTCGCAGGGCCTCACTTGTGGGGCCTGCTCATTGCCCACCACTGCCGCAGCCCCCGCCCGTGGAACTCATCGAGCTGTGATTTGCTAGTGCATGCGGCGCGTCACCTTGGCCAAAGCGTTTACCAACACGGACTGCAACAGCAGCTCCAAGCCTTTTCGGTCCGTAGCCAAACTGAACAGCTGTTTGATCTCTTTACCCATCACGTTGAGCAGGTTTTGTTTATTCGCGATGCGGTGTCTGGCCAGTTTTTGTACGTCAGCGCCGCCTACGAACGCATTTGGGGCCATGCTCCCGCACTGCTCTACAGCGATCCTGGCCTGTGGCTCCGGCAGATACATCCTGACGATTTGCCTCAGGTGCAGGCCTCCCTGGGCCGACAGTTTGAAGGCAATTCCGTGCGGCGGGAGTATCGCATCGTGCGCCCCAACGGCGACGTGCGCTGGGTGCAAGCCCATGTGCAAGTGGTCAACGATGACCAAAATCAACCCCGCTACATGGTGGGCTGGGCCGAAGACTGCACAGAGCGCCGGCAGTTGCAGGCCAGCCTCCAGGCTACTGAGGCTACCCTCAGCCGCCGAGTGGGGCAAGAGCAACTGCTGCGCATGCTGACGGCGCGCATGCGCGAAAGTCTCGATCTGGAAACTATTTTGGGTGCTACAGTAGCCGGCGTTAAAACGGTGTTTAGTGCCGACCGAGCGGTGATTTTTCAGATCTTGGCCAATGGCGATCGCCGCATTGCCCAGCAGGCGACCAACCCCGAGTACGTCACCATCACCGACAGCATGATTCCGTCGGGGCCGCTGCCTGCGGCCTACCTGGAGAGGCTATATACGTGGCAGCCCTACATCATCAATGACATGGCGGCAGAGCCCTGGCCACCTGACCTGACTACGTTTCTCTCGACTGTTGGGGTTGAGTCGGCGATGATTGCGCCCATTGCCCATCCCTTTGGGGGCGATCGCCATCCCCTGTGGGGCATTTTAGTGGTCCATGCCTGCGGCGAACATCGGCAGTGGCAGCCCTTTGAAGCCAACATGCTGCAACACTTCGCTGATCAGCTCAATACGGCCCTGCACCAGGCCGAGCTCTATCACCAGCTTCAGGCGGCTAACCAAGAGCTCGATCGCATCGCTAAGGTAGACAGCCTCACGCAGCTCGCCAACCGCCGCTGGCTCGATGAATACCTCAGTCAGCAGTGGCAGCGGCTGGCTCGAGAGCGCAAACCGCTGAGCGTGGTGCTGGCCGATGTCGATTATTTCAAACCCTACAACGACACCTACGGCCACGCTGCGGGAGATCAATGTCTGGTAGAAATTGCCAGCGCCATGCGCTTCGGCGTTCGTCGCCCCGCTGACCTGGCCGCCCGCTACGGCGGTGAAGAATTTGCTCTGGTGCTGCCCGATACCGATACCGCCGGGGCCATTCGCGTGGTGCAGCTGGTGCGCCATCACCTGCAAACCCTCGCTCTGCCCCACGGGGCCAGCCCCAGCGGCGACACCATCACCCTCAGCTTTGGAATTGCCACCGTCAGACCTAGCCCCGATAGCTCAGCCGAGGCCATTTTAGAAATCGCTGACCAAGCTCTCTACGCCGCTAAAGATGCTGGCCGCAATCAGTACCAGGTGTTTCAACCTCGGTACTAG
- a CDS encoding Rieske 2Fe-2S domain-containing protein, protein MTSLAIAPQSTGLTAALPAGGPDPARFDWAEAWYPVAYVEDLDLVQPTRFTLLDRGIVIWWDAKGQAWRVFEDKCPHRLAPLSEGRVNESGELECPYHGWTFSGDGACTYIPQQAAEAKAQQSGRACAVSMPTAVRQGLLFVYPGKAENAPQVEVPIMGPVEEEPDGWVVLNTFRDLPYDALTLLENVLDVSHIPYTHHKTVGKRENAAPMEMEVLNAGKQGFQGLWPEGPRKGTLGTQHTTFVAPALMYHDLTSKQFGRTLTVVYATPMSKGKCRLFARFPFKFSSKLPATVIGLTPRWYSHIGNNGVLEDDQIFLHLQERELEKANRTYAQACYLPTQADRYVLAFRNWVSDFEADPFPGQALEPELSQAALLDRYHSHTQHCKSCRTALNRIQTLRWGLLGVSAMVWSLLPIAIATGSLTNLTATLLGLLPLATAAAWVGLGILERRFYEGRAVPPRNLPEKKAKAKAKG, encoded by the coding sequence ATGACATCCCTTGCGATCGCTCCCCAGTCTACGGGTCTCACTGCCGCCTTGCCCGCCGGTGGCCCCGATCCCGCCCGGTTCGATTGGGCCGAGGCCTGGTACCCCGTTGCCTATGTAGAAGACCTTGACCTGGTGCAGCCCACCCGCTTCACCCTGCTCGACCGAGGCATCGTCATTTGGTGGGATGCCAAGGGTCAGGCCTGGCGCGTGTTTGAAGACAAATGCCCTCACCGCCTCGCCCCCCTATCCGAGGGCCGGGTGAATGAATCTGGTGAGCTAGAGTGCCCCTACCACGGTTGGACATTTTCCGGCGATGGTGCCTGCACCTATATTCCTCAGCAGGCGGCTGAGGCCAAGGCCCAGCAGTCGGGTCGGGCCTGCGCTGTCTCTATGCCCACTGCCGTCCGGCAGGGGTTGCTGTTTGTCTATCCTGGCAAAGCAGAGAATGCGCCTCAAGTTGAGGTGCCCATTATGGGTCCAGTTGAAGAGGAACCCGACGGCTGGGTGGTGCTCAACACCTTTCGCGACTTGCCCTACGACGCCCTCACCCTGCTCGAAAATGTGCTAGATGTCAGCCACATTCCCTACACCCACCACAAAACCGTCGGCAAGCGAGAAAACGCGGCCCCCATGGAAATGGAGGTGCTGAATGCCGGGAAGCAGGGATTCCAGGGACTCTGGCCTGAAGGCCCCCGCAAGGGCACGCTGGGAACCCAGCACACCACCTTCGTCGCTCCGGCACTGATGTACCACGACCTCACTTCAAAGCAGTTTGGCCGCACCCTGACCGTGGTTTACGCCACCCCGATGAGCAAGGGCAAGTGTCGGTTGTTTGCCCGCTTTCCCTTTAAGTTTTCGTCAAAACTGCCCGCTACTGTAATTGGCCTCACCCCCCGCTGGTACAGCCACATCGGCAACAATGGCGTCCTCGAAGATGACCAGATTTTTCTGCACTTGCAAGAGCGCGAATTGGAGAAAGCCAATCGCACCTACGCCCAGGCCTGCTACCTGCCCACCCAGGCCGATCGCTACGTGCTAGCCTTTCGCAACTGGGTCAGCGACTTTGAGGCCGATCCTTTCCCTGGCCAAGCCCTTGAACCGGAGTTGAGCCAAGCCGCGCTGCTCGATCGCTATCACTCCCACACCCAGCACTGCAAAAGCTGCCGCACGGCCCTAAACCGTATTCAAACCCTGCGCTGGGGGCTGTTGGGGGTGAGCGCGATGGTCTGGTCGCTGCTGCCGATCGCGATCGCCACCGGCAGCCTTACCAACCTCACCGCCACCCTGCTGGGGCTGCTGCCTCTAGCCACCGCTGCGGCTTGGGTAGGCCTGGGCATTTTAGAACGCCGATTTTATGAAGGCCGCGCAGTGCCACCTCGCAACCTGCCCGAGAAAAAAGCCAAAGCTAAAGCTAAAGGCTAA
- a CDS encoding DUF2993 domain-containing protein, whose product MTSDPANSADAAKGSRIISRLLPPAIRLWLHTQLDHLEGLEFAIDGKDRQILGGYLPKVTLAARQAVYQGLHVSQAEVNATDIRVNLPQVLRGKPLRLLQPFPVDGQVTVLAEDLRASLGSPLLGQGLRDVLKQLLAGAVSEKQVPLVRWLGDGNAFPEVDIALASDRMTLRWPGASFSHDALELTLGLAMRDGRWLCLEQPVARVVSVTGASQSPIVLDEIAFDLGSEVDIRQLAVTSEGIDLVGMVQVIPAD is encoded by the coding sequence ATGACTTCTGACCCTGCTAATTCTGCCGATGCCGCCAAGGGCAGCCGCATTATCAGTCGGCTGCTGCCCCCCGCGATTCGCCTCTGGCTGCACACTCAGCTCGACCACCTAGAGGGGCTAGAGTTTGCCATCGACGGCAAAGACCGCCAAATTTTAGGCGGCTACCTGCCAAAGGTGACTCTGGCGGCTCGCCAGGCGGTGTACCAGGGGCTGCACGTCAGTCAGGCCGAGGTGAACGCGACAGATATTCGCGTCAATCTGCCCCAGGTGCTGCGGGGCAAACCGCTGCGGCTGTTGCAGCCCTTTCCGGTAGATGGCCAGGTGACGGTGCTAGCCGAGGATCTGCGCGCTTCTCTGGGTTCCCCACTGCTGGGCCAGGGATTGCGTGATGTGCTGAAGCAGCTGCTGGCCGGAGCCGTGTCCGAAAAGCAGGTACCTCTGGTGCGCTGGTTGGGTGACGGGAATGCGTTTCCCGAGGTCGATATTGCTCTGGCGAGCGATCGCATGACGCTGCGCTGGCCAGGGGCATCCTTTAGCCATGACGCGCTAGAGCTAACTCTGGGGTTGGCGATGCGAGACGGGCGGTGGCTGTGTCTAGAGCAGCCGGTGGCCAGGGTAGTTTCAGTGACTGGAGCATCGCAGTCGCCGATTGTGCTAGACGAGATTGCCTTTGACCTGGGGTCAGAGGTCGATATTCGTCAGCTGGCGGTCACCTCTGAAGGCATTGACCTGGTGGGTATGGTGCAGGTAATTCCAGCCGATTAG